Genomic segment of Pseudomonadota bacterium:
TTGCCGATAAACCTTGAAGACGACGTCAGCATCAGGGTCTTTCTTCCATCTTCAGACATTTCTCTGGTCTTCAATGCCAGGCTGGTCCATCTTGAACAAAATCGCTATGGTTTTAAATTCACCGGTTATAACGCGGAAAGCATGACCCATCTGCGTCGTCTCCTTGAATTCAATCTCGGGGACCAGGATCAAGTCGTCAGAGAACTATATTTTCTCCAGAAGGTTTCATGACTTCAGCAAAATCTCTCCCTGAACTTAAAAACGGAGCCCTGCTGCTTTACAAAAGTCAGCCGGCGAAACTGATTCGCACGGGAGACAAACTTG
This window contains:
- a CDS encoding PilZ domain-containing protein yields the protein MEENRNFSRIKFKAHTKLEIGPHSYGGELLDISLKGALISSSARLPINLEDDVSIRVFLPSSDISLVFNARLVHLEQNRYGFKFTGYNAESMTHLRRLLEFNLGDQDQVVRELYFLQKVS